In Fusarium pseudograminearum CS3096 chromosome 1, whole genome shotgun sequence, one genomic interval encodes:
- the CHS2 gene encoding CHS2 codes for MDPNMSRPPDYSLPPYDDEDLHTPTGYSPAAVRLLTSEEHYDPHPHTYVPPSSPSQDQIPIQTSPTRPAPSNSPSPSASVSPSPLKSTPSPLNPPVEIPPPLFASQTDLNMSSEAGERAFRPEPGQQDNTQANIQQEQPSPNPPSYSRSVAESQSLLPNTPVDGGPAAKLQNRNRNSVHVAFADLPTDLPEIPEGISERRRVHKEHQHLGLEANPTVPPRPVSRLKNANSHDQIPSIRSPRNLNYQPSVRSSRSGSIFDDAPSLGPPGGGSYMSYDTREYGSPQRPWTPSSRMSDFTRSDLSRPPPNNDMYEPSDLNGSPRPGTPSTRYGGSPRRPLPPAPLFHGSRQAVPPFADDATVSIPLHDPMDDDVFGPESDLSDARPHPVDRSSYMSAESQDTLNEGDPDDYDKFEHYGPAPSGAQERRGVRAPQMARKEVQLINGELVLECKIPTILYSFLPRRGEVEFTHMRYTAVTCDPDDFVERGYTLRQTFGKTVRETELFICVTMYNEDEIGFTRTMHAVMKNISHFCSRTRSRTWGETGWQKIVVCIVSDGREKIHPRTLDALAAMGVYQHGIAKNFVNNRAVQAHVYEYTTQVSLDSDLKFKGAEKGIVPCQMIFCLKEKNQRKLNSHRWFFNAFGQALNPNVCILLDVGTRPSGTSLYHLWKAFDTDSNVAGACGEIKAMKGKYGRNLLNPLVASQNFEYKMSNILDKPLESVFGYITVLPGALSAYRYHALQNDETGHGPLSQYFKGETLHGQHADVFTANMYLAEDRILCWELVAKRNERWVLKYVKGCTGETDVPDTVPEFISQRRRWLNGAFFAAVYSLVHFKQIWFTDHTFARKILLHVEFLYQFIQLMFTFFSLANFYLTFYFVAGGLTDPKIDPFGHNIATVIFHILRYSCVLLISTQFILSLGNRPQGSRKLYLASMIIYSIIMMYTTFATFYIIIRQLTSKDDDIKMGDNVFTNMIVSILSTIGMYFIMSMLYLDPWHMITSSAQYFILLPSYICTLQVYAFCNTHDVTWGTKGDNVMKTDLGGAVGKGETVELEMPSEQLDIDSGYDEALRNLRDRLEVPEPPPSDSQLQEDYYKSVRTYLVLTWMIGNGILGMAVSEIYSARGIGDNYYLRFLLWSVAVLAVFRAVGSTTFAILNVINMIIEGRVRLTLKAPRWFGGVKDRVSDKMSSVSSNLRN; via the exons ATGGACCCGAATATGTCGCGCCCACCGGACTACAGCCTCCCGCCctacgatgacgaggacctTCACACGCCTACAGGTTACAGTCCCGCTGCCGTGAGACTGTTGACATCAGAGGAACACTACGACCCTCATCCTCACACGTATGTACCACCCTCATCCCCCAGTCAGGATCAAATTCCGATTCAGACATCTCCTACACGCCCGGCACCTTCAaattctccttctccttctgcctCTGTCTCTCCTTCACCCTTAAAGTCAACACCTTCTCCTCTCAACCCTCCAGTAGAGATTCCTCCTCCATTGTTTGCTTCACAAACAGATCTCAACATGTCTTCAGAAGCAGGAGAACGGGCCTTCAGGCCTGAACCTGGTCAGCAAGATAACACTCAAGCGAAtattcaacaagaacaaccttCACCCAACCCTCCTTCATACTCACGCTCCGTTGCCGAATCCCAATCTCTGTTGCCTAACACGCCAGTTGATGGCGGTCCAGCTGCAAAGTTGCAGAACAGGAACAGAAATAGCGTCCACGTCGCCTTCGCAGATCTGCCTACGGATCTACCAGAGATTCCCGAGGGGATTAGCGAGAGACGTAGGGTCCACAAAGAACACCAACACCTTGGCTTAGAGGCGAATCCAACTGTCCCTCCTCGTCCAGTCAGTCGCTTAAAGAATGCAAACTCACATGACCAAATTCCCAGTATCCGAAGTCCTCGAAACCTCAACTATCAACCTAGCGTCCGCTCATCGAGATCCGGTTCCATCTTCGACGATGCTCCGTCGTTGGGCCCCCCAGGAGGAGGTTCTTACATGTCCTATGACACGCGCGAATATGGTTCTCCTCAGCGACCATGGACACCTTCGTCTCGTATGTCTGACTTCACCAGATCCGATCTCTCGAGACCGCCCCCAAACAACGACATGTATGAGCCCTCCGATTTGAACGGAAGCCCCAGACCTGGAACACCTTCAACGAGATACGGCGGCAGTCCGCGacgacctcttcctcctgcgCCTCTTTTTCACGGCTCAAGACAAGCTGTCCCACCATTTGCAGATGATGCGACTGTCTCTATTCCCTTGCACGATCCAATGGACGACGATGTTTTCGGCCCTGAATCAGACTTGAGCGACGCCCGACCTCATCCAGTTGACCGCAGTTCTTACATGTCAGCAGAGTCTCAAGACACACTAAATGAAGGCGACCCCGATGACTACGACAAGTTCGAGCACTATGGTCCTGCTCCATCCGGCgcccaagaaagaagaggtgTTCGTGCTCCTCAAATGGCGAGGAAAGAGgttcagctcatcaacggTGAACTGGTGCTGGAGTGTAAGATCCCGACAATTCTGTACAGTTTCTTGCCTCGACGCGGTGAGGTTGAGTTCACTCACATGCGTTATACCGCTGTCACATGTGACCCTGACGACTTTGTTGAAAGAGGCTACACATTGCGACAAACCTTTGGCAAGACAGTCAGAGAGACAGAACTGTTTATCTGTGTCACTATGTACAACGAAGATGAGATCGGCTTCACCCGAACCATGCACGCCGTGATGAAGAACATCTCACACTTCTGTTCCCGTACACGCTCTCGTACCTGGGGCGAGACTGGATGGCAGAAAATTGTCGTTTGCATCGTTTCAGACGGTCGTGAAAAGATTCACCCTCGTACCCTAGATGCTCTCGCTGCTATGGGTGTCTACCAGCACGGTATCGCAAAGAACTTCGTCAACAACCGTGCTGTGCAGGCTCACGTTTACGAGTACACAACCCAGGTCTCTCTCGACTCCGatctcaagttcaagggcGCTGAAAAGGGCATCGTTCCCTGCCAGATGATTTTCTGTCTCAAGGAAAAGAATCAGCGTAAGCTCAACTCGCACCGTTGGTTCTTCAACGCATTCGGCCAAGCTCTCAATCCCAACGTCTGCATCTTGCTAGATGTTGGTACCCGTCCCAGTGGTACATCGCTGTACCATCTGTGGAAGGCTTTCGATACCGACTCCAACGTCGCTGGTGCTTGTGGAGAGATCAAGGCTATGAAGGGCAAATACGGCCGCAACCTGCTCAACCCTCTCGTTGCTTCTCAGAATTTTGAGTACAAAATGTCCAATATTCTTGACAAGCCCCTCGAGTCTGTCTTTGGCTACATTACTGTCTTGCCTGGTGCTCTGAGTGCTTACCGATACCACGCGCTTCAGAATGACGAGACTGGCCATGGTCCTCTCAGTCAATACTTCAAGGGTGAAACTCTGCATGGACAGCATGCTGATGTCTTCACTGCCAACATGTACCTCGCTGAAGATCGTATCCTCTGTTGGGAGTTGGTTGCCAAACGTAACGAAAGATGGGTTCTCAAGTACGTCAAGGGATGTACTGGTGAAACCGATGTGCCTG ATACTGTTCCCGAGTTCATCTCTCAGCGACGTCGATGGCTCAACGGTGCTTTCTTCGCCGCCGTTTACTCCCTCGTCCACTTCAAGCAGATTTGGTTCACGGATCATACTTTCGCTCGCAAGATCCTCTTGCACGTGGAGTTTCTGTACCAATTCATTCAGCTCATGTtcacctttttctctctggCCAACTTCTATCTCACTTTCTACTTCGTCGCAGGTGGTTTGACAGATCCCAAGATCGACCCCTTCGGGCATAATATTGCTACTGTCATCTTCCACATTCTGCGGTACTCGTGTGTACTCCTCATATCAACGCAGTTCATCCTCTCGCTCGGTAATCGACCCCAAGGTTCCAGGAAGCTGTACCTTGCCAGTATGATTATTTACAGTATCATCATGATGTACACGACGTTTGCAACATTCTACATCATCATTCGTCAACTCACATCTAAAGACGACGACATAAAGATGGGTGACAACGTCTTTACCAACATGATTGTATCCATCTTATCGACGATCGGCATGTATTTTATCATGTCAATGTTGTATCTGGATCCATGGCACATGATCACATCTTCGGCACAGTacttcattcttcttcccaGTTACATTTGCACCCTGCAAGTCTACGCCTTCTGCAATACTCACGACGTTACCTGGGGTACCAAGGGTGACAACGTCATGAAGACTgatcttggtggtgctgtgGGTAAGGGTGAGACTGTCGAACTGGAAATGCCCAGCGAACAGCTCGATATCGACAGTGGATACGATGAGGCTCTGCGTAACCTCCGTGATCGTCTCGAAGTCCCCGAGCCTCCCCCAAGCGATTCCCAGCTGCAGGAAGATTACTACAAGAGTGTCCGAACCTACCTGGTCCTCACATGGATGATCGGCAACGGTATTCTCGGCATGGCTGTGTCTGAAATCTACAGTGCCAGAGGCATTGGCGACAACTACTATCTACGCTTCCTTCTCTGGTCGGTCGCCGTCCTTGCTGTCTTCCGTGCCGTCGGTTCCACCACCTTTGCCATTCTTAATGTGATCAATATGATAATCGAAGGCCGAGTGCGTTTGACACTCAAGGCCCCTCGATGGTTTGGCGGCGTGAAGGACAGAGTCAGCGACAAGATGAGCAGCGTGTCAAGCAACCTACGCAATTGA